The Brasilonema sennae CENA114 genome includes a region encoding these proteins:
- a CDS encoding DUF4174 domain-containing protein, which yields MLLPVSTFGRAHASTNNSANTSSFNLSSQKWKNRVLLVFAPSSSNPAYQKQMQLFDKYKSSFRERDLVLVQVVANGKSFANTEQIDPAAAARLRDRLKVSNQDFCVVLVGKDGGVKRRDTTPIQAKAIFNEIDAMPMRRQEMRERGS from the coding sequence ATGCTACTGCCGGTAAGTACATTCGGTCGTGCTCATGCTTCAACCAATAATTCTGCAAATACGTCCTCTTTTAACCTGAGTTCTCAAAAATGGAAAAATCGCGTACTACTAGTGTTTGCTCCCTCTAGTAGCAATCCTGCTTATCAAAAGCAGATGCAACTGTTTGACAAGTATAAATCAAGTTTTCGTGAGCGGGATTTAGTTCTTGTTCAAGTTGTTGCAAACGGCAAGAGCTTTGCTAACACAGAGCAAATAGATCCGGCGGCGGCAGCTAGGTTGCGCGATCGCCTAAAAGTCAGTAACCAAGATTTTTGTGTTGTCTTGGTGGGTAAAGACGGTGGTGTCAAGCGTCGTGATACAACTCCTATCCAAGCAAAAGCTATTTTTAACGAAATTGATGCCATGCCCATGCGAAGACAGGAAATGCGAGAACGAGGCAGTTAA
- the bla gene encoding class A beta-lactamase produces MFPVFVRRFWLSFGVVILLSFMLLPVKAQQPSLTPLSPSITQVSSQQLEQQIHQTSPLADSMMKVSAVVTTGQPNTSLFQQQLQNLDISAAQGRVGIGVLDLNNGQTWFLNGKQRFPMQSVYKLPSAIAVLKQVDEGKISLRQLVTIMRRDLAPGWSPIIKEFRGDRVQLPLRNVLERSVGISDNTAADALVRLLGGTKQVNAILRKLQIRNISVDRLEQQLQPQSVGLKNFQPELADEQKYKEAVENIPDREKKAALENYLRDSRDTATPEAMVDLLARLRSNQLLSENSTALLLKIMTDSPTGQKRLKAGLPNNWSIAHKTGTGADVLGINTATNDVGIVSSPDGKRVAIAVFIAGSKAPEEVREKVMSDIASAVVKAIQ; encoded by the coding sequence ATGTTTCCAGTGTTTGTACGTCGTTTTTGGCTTTCGTTTGGAGTGGTTATTCTGCTTTCGTTTATGTTGCTTCCAGTCAAAGCACAACAACCATCTCTAACCCCTTTATCTCCAAGCATCACACAAGTCTCCTCACAGCAACTTGAGCAACAAATTCATCAAACTTCACCGCTTGCAGATAGCATGATGAAAGTAAGCGCTGTTGTCACTACGGGGCAGCCCAATACTTCATTATTTCAACAGCAGTTACAAAATCTCGATATTTCAGCCGCTCAAGGTAGGGTTGGTATTGGAGTTTTGGATCTTAATAACGGTCAAACCTGGTTTCTCAATGGTAAGCAGCGCTTTCCCATGCAAAGCGTGTATAAGCTTCCTTCTGCCATAGCCGTGTTAAAACAAGTAGACGAGGGCAAGATTTCGCTCAGGCAATTAGTCACGATTATGCGTCGGGATCTTGCTCCTGGATGGAGTCCTATCATCAAAGAATTCAGAGGTGATAGAGTACAGTTGCCACTGCGAAACGTTCTAGAACGCTCTGTGGGAATAAGTGACAACACTGCAGCTGACGCTTTGGTGCGATTGCTTGGTGGAACAAAGCAAGTGAATGCTATTTTACGCAAGCTGCAAATTCGCAACATCAGCGTTGATCGATTAGAACAGCAGCTACAGCCCCAAAGTGTGGGACTGAAAAACTTTCAACCTGAATTAGCTGACGAACAAAAATACAAGGAAGCTGTGGAAAATATTCCAGATCGCGAGAAGAAAGCTGCTCTGGAAAACTACCTTCGCGATTCACGGGATACCGCTACTCCTGAAGCTATGGTTGATCTTTTGGCAAGGTTACGCTCGAATCAGTTATTGTCCGAGAACTCTACCGCTTTGTTGCTAAAGATAATGACCGATTCTCCAACGGGACAGAAGCGGCTAAAAGCAGGGCTACCCAATAATTGGTCGATCGCACACAAGACTGGTACGGGTGCAGATGTTCTCGGGATAAATACTGCAACAAATGACGTTGGGATTGTTAGTTCACCAGATGGGAAGCGTGTGGCGATCGCCGTATTCATCGCCGGATCAAAAGCTCCTGAGGAAGT